The DNA window ACGACCGCTCTCTGGTGGTGATTTCTGTAGCGGAGAGCGCCCTCACCTTTGTGGCCGTCTACTTTTGCCTGGAATGGATCGGCATCTCGGGGCTGCCTGCAGCGGTGATTTCGACCATCGCCATTTCCTCCTCGCCTGCGGTTCTGATCCACGTCGCCCACGAGCTGGGTGCATCCGGGCCGGTGACGAATCGGTCCATGTCGCTGGTCGCCTTGAATAACGTCATCGCCTTCATGGCCTTCGCTGCGGTATTGCCAGCCTTGTACGGGCAGGCCGAAGCGCCCGTGTCCATCATGATCGGCGCGCCGCTCTACCAGGTACTGGGGTCGGCGGCGCTCGGTGCCATCATGGGGTGGGCCCTGCACGTGGCGGCGCGCAAAACCAAAGCAGCGCACCAATACCAGCTCGCTCTCGTGATCGGCGCCGTGATGATGACAGTGGGGGCCGCCCTCGTGCTCAATTTGTCCCCCTTGTTCGCCCCCTTGATGCTCGGTATGGTCGTACGCAGCCTGGAGCGCACCAACCTGGTGGCAGACATTGAGTTCGGCCCCTCGTTCGAACTGTTCTTTATTGTTCTCTTCGTCTATGCCGGCGCCAATATGCATGTGTCGGAGATGCTCCAGTACTGGCCCGCTGCATTGGCGTTTGTGTTTGCGCGCAGCGGCGCCA is part of the Simplicispira sp. 125 genome and encodes:
- a CDS encoding cation:proton antiporter, which encodes MEFLPVWPLPVNTLFFFGFLLFCGSLGGYVAHRWPWLPSITGFMVVGLFAGPNVLGLISPEALAQSRIVVDVALALILYRLGLSLDVKRFINDRSLVVISVAESALTFVAVYFCLEWIGISGLPAAVISTIAISSSPAVLIHVAHELGASGPVTNRSMSLVALNNVIAFMAFAAVLPALYGQAEAPVSIMIGAPLYQVLGSAALGAIMGWALHVAARKTKAAHQYQLALVIGAVMMTVGAALVLNLSPLFAPLMLGMVVRSLERTNLVADIEFGPSFELFFIVLFVYAGANMHVSEMLQYWPAALAFVFARSGAKWLGVTLAASACRTPLRQAATSGLLLMPMAGLAIGLVNTTTTLFPNEGLIVGSTVLAAVAILETIGPPIAARALRWSGDRLDANGAADNTPAPDTGDVCAHGIASAPDVPAP